TGCCCAGTGCCCCAATGCCTGGCCGGTCCTCGAAGGAAGCGTGCGAAGGTGCCAGACGAAACGATTTCCCTACGGTGTGCTCTATTCCCATGAACCGGACGGTATCCTGATCCTTGCTGTGATGCACCTCCGACGCGATCCGGGCTACTGGAAGCATCGTCTCGGATAGGACCGCCGGCTCCGACGGCTGCCTTCCGCCCCGGATTCCTCGTCACCTCCATTGCATTGACGGGCGCAATGTACTATCATGGCCGGCGCAAGCGACGGAGGATCGAGCGATGCGGTACGCCGAAGACGACCGGTAGTCATGGGAGATACACATGGGTGGATTCATGTCGGCTCTGGCGATTGCTACTGCCTTCCTCGTCTTGCTCAACTGCGTCATGCTGTGTTCTTTGACGCACAGGGCCAGACGTTTTGAGAGGGCCATGGCCCGCTTCGAGGACAGAGGCCGT
The Anaerobaca lacustris DNA segment above includes these coding regions:
- a CDS encoding type II toxin-antitoxin system RelE/ParE family toxin, which codes for MNYQFHPEAEEEFLGAIDWYEDHERNLGFDFAREVYATIGRAAQCPNAWPVLEGSVRRCQTKRFPYGVLYSHEPDGILILAVMHLRRDPGYWKHRLG